The following nucleotide sequence is from Tachyglossus aculeatus isolate mTacAcu1 chromosome 11, mTacAcu1.pri, whole genome shotgun sequence.
cagggtcgggggcagcagggcctgcagcAGCTAGACACGCAGCAGGTAGGGCGGCAACAAGGCTGGCAGCAGCTGGACCCGCAGCACGGTGGGGGACAACAGGGCCTGCAGCAAGTAGACACACAGCAAGCTGGGCGGCAGCAGGGCTGGCAGCAGCCGCACAGGGAGAATCTCGGGAAGCCACAGAAGCTAGTGGAGCAGCAATTGCAGGCCATGGTGGCGGTGGTTGTGACGGTTGTTCAGGTGGAAGGAGAAGTTCCTGATGTTCGATTGCATCCATGCTGCACTGCCTGTCTTTTATACCCCCCTGGGGCTGCTGTGGTGAGGGGGAAGTGGAAACACATCCTTGTAATTGTTTGTATGCTAATTTATCATAATAAATTAGGGGGCAATTAAGTTTTCTCCGGATGAAATGTCCTGAACTTCCTCAAGGGGACCAATGTGTTTCCCAGGGGCACGAGAATCATCCAATCAGCTCTTGGCTTTCCAAATCACATGCTTCCTCTCCCCTGAGGAACATCACTTACATTCAGCCAGTTTCTTGCTTCCCCATCCATGGGCCGTGGTCTGTCATGTGACtgtctgactcctgggcttggaTAACCCACTCTGAGTAACCTAGGGGCCCAATCCCTGCCAGGGGAAAGTTCCACTACTGGGCCATTGCCATGTTGAATGATCTGTTCTCTGGGGTGGAAGGCTGTCTGTGAAAGAAGAGGCCAGAGTCTCTGAAAGGGATCCTGAGGGATGAAACTGATTTTGTGAGTTGGGCGACAACAGTGAAGACTAGGTCTTTGCTGCCAGTCCCACCCCTGGACAAGATTTTATTCACCAAACCCTCCAACTTGGTTTCAATAAAATGAACCTTTATATTCTGCAGGATTGCTTCTGTACCTGGTGGACCAGGAAATATAGCAATTAGGAAAGTGTTGGGGTTTTTGAAGCCAAAAAGACCTAAAGAACAATTTCCATGATCTGGCAAAGTGCTAGGACTTTTCATGACAGGCATCCCAAAGTCCTGTAATCCTGGCACATTCATAGTCAGTGACATTGAGTATCCCAGAGtggactgggttcattcattcattcagtcatatttatttgagcacttactgtgtgcagaacactctactaagagcttgggaaagtacaatacaacaataaaacgtggtagcagtttgaatggagaggaaagagtggattttagcgatgttgtgaagttgggaccgacaatatttggtgacggattgaatttgtgtgttgaatgagagagaagagtgaaggataatgtcaaggttatgggcttgtgagacgggaaggatggtgatgctgattCAGCAACTGGAAACCCAACTGTGGGCTAAAGGAGAGACTTCCAAAACCGGAGATATCACCAGAGAACACTGCACTGTCCCTCCTCAgattgacagattcattcattcattcaatcatatttattgagtgcttactgtatgcagagcactgtactaagcgcttgggaagtacaagttggtaacacatagatacggtccctacccaatagtaggcTCAGATTGTCCCCTTGCCAGGCAGAAGGATGAAGACAAGGAGATTTCAGAATTTGTAGGGCCCTTTAGCACTATTTAGAAGCCAGTGTCAATAATGGCTGAGAAAGATGGCCATGGACTGGGAGGCTGGACCTGTTTCCATGGTGGTGAGGACTGTGGTCCCAAGGTAGCTGTCAGGCAGTTGTGGTGTTTGTGGTCAGAGAGCATCAAGTGGTTCAGGGAACCTGGACTTCAGCTGCTTGCAAGCAGTTGGCATGGAAGGAGGTTGCTCAACAGCAAGATGATGTCCCACAAACCGGATGGCAGCAGATGGTTCAGCAGCAAGATGGAcggcagcaaggctggcagcagctAAGCACGTGGCGGGGTCTGGGGCAGCAGAGTCTGCAGCAGGTGGAAACACAGCACGGTCGGGGGCAGCAGGGTCAGCAACAACTGGAAATGCAGCATGGTCAAGGACAGCAGGGCCTGTAGCAGGTCGGGCGGCAACAGGTGGTTCTGCAGCAAGTGGCTTGGCAACAGGTCAGGGGGCACCAAGGGCTGCTGCAGCAGCTGGGCTCACAGCAGGTCTCTTGGCAGCAGTCTCTTCCACAGCTCAGGGCAGAGCAGATGGGTCCACAGCAGGAGTTGACCATGGTGTCGGTTGGTTCAGGGACTGGTATTGTCTCAGTGGTGGAGGAGATTTCCAAGTTTGAATGGCCCCTGGCACCCCATGCCACTTGTATAACCTGACGGGGTGGCACCTGGAAGAGAAGAGCCTCCTGATCCAGTATACGGAATTCCTTCCTTGCCATCACCGGGGCCAATTGGAAAGCAATGAGTAGATTAGCGTTTAAGGTTCTGCCAAGGAAGTGTGCTCAGACCCATGGGAAGGTTAATCAGCTAATTAGCTGGTTGCTTCCCAGGGCACAGGTTTGAATTTCCCCCTATTCTTCAGCCACTACAAACCATGATTTTGTCAAGTGACTGTGGGTCCTGATGGATTCCTCCCTGTATTCCAGGATGCTATGAGTCACATAGGGTGAAGGTGCCCATAATTGGGCAGATTTCAGGATCAAACaccttcctggaggcaggaatgCTGGTTGGGGGAGAGCAGGAAGTGGACACTGCCAGGTGGTTCATGGGGAGTCACAGGGGAATCATGAGGAAGGAGGTGAATGAGTGAAAAACATCAGTTTGTCAGGATCCTGAAAGAAAACTCCACAGCTCATATCCActtcaattatgtacatatccccttctaggctgtaagctccttgtggggaaggaatgtgtccacaaactctgttgtagtgtactctcctaagcacatagtacagtgcttaatgcacattaaatgctcaataaatacaactgatggacatctataattcatttatttctatagatgtctgtctccacctctagactgtaagtccttgtggacaggaaatgttccCACacattgtattgccctctcccaggtgctttagtgcagtgctctgcatacagtaagcactcaataaatacaactgatagattgattgattgcttctgatCTGTTGCCTTGAACATGTCAGGCATTGATTTGGCTGTGATGGCCCGGCGCTAAAGCGATGTTAATATGCACAAATTTTGACATACGAAGTGGACTGGAGtttgaggagttggggaggaaagTGCTTGAAAAAAATAGGATGGGATGTTTAGCCAAAAAGAAAGGATAGGGTGTCTGGCCTGATACTGTAGCCTTGGGCCTTGAGGTATGATGATGAGGAAACCATTCACCACAATGAATGACAATGGGTCAGGAAACTTTAGTACTGAGAATTTGTGCAGAGGAACAGAATATCATGCTAGTGGCTTGGCGGGACGATGTGCACTCATCCATGCATATTCCCACTTGGGCAGGAATTTAGTTGTGATGAGTTAGAGAATGATGCAGCACATTGCTAAGTGTAAGTGTTGTCTTTTCTCCCTTTAGCCAGTTGGAGCATATGAGAATTGAAGGCaactctcctgatttccagagcagtgctctctccactgagcaggagaatggggtgagGCAGGTATGGCCAGTGGCACAAGGGTGAAAGAAGTTCAAAggcagagtgataataataataatggcatttattaagcacttactatgtgcaaagcactgttctaagcactggggaggttacaaggtgatcaggttttcccacggggggctcatactcttaatccccatttcacagatgaggtaattgaggcacagagaaattaagtgacttgcccgaaatcacacagctgacaattggtggagttgggatttgaacccatgacctctgactccaaagcccatgctctttccactgagccacgctgcagagaagGACCATCAGACCTCAAGAACAACATAAACCCAACATCTCCAGAAAGCATGACAAAACCGACGCAAAAGAAGATAGGGAGGTCCAGGGATGATTCAGCAGCAATCACAGAGTGAAAAGATGATTTCCCTACCTCTGAGGATGATCCGATAGGATTTTGGGGGATACAGAGGTCGTGACATCTAAACTGATGTCCCTACCTCTGGCAAGGACTGATCAGCTTCTAGATCAGTGAACTCCCCCAAATATACAGATACATTTCTGTATTTCCCCACCACCTTAAACTGACATCAGAGGTGAGGAAACCCACTTCCAGGGCAGACTCAGGAAGGTTCATGATCCACTGGGAGGAGCAAGAGGGGAACTTGGGGAAAGAGTggtgatccctctctctctccttcttagcacCTTGGGGTAGTCTCACAATCCCACTGGATCCAGAGGAACCAGGAATGTCAGAATGGGATGGAGGCGCTCCAATACCTCTGCTTCCAGTAAATGCCATAGATGGGGACAACTTGACTGCTTGTCTCATTCTTTGGGTAATAATTTTGGGCTTCTGGGTCAGGGGAATTGAGGTTTTGGGGGAATTCTTGACAGAGGTCAGTTGTCAGCAACATGGGCAGGTGGTGGCCTCGAAACAGAAGACTCCCTGTACTATATTACTTTTCCTGAGCTGGACAGGAACATGCCTGCTGGGACAACCTTCCCAAATTGGGCCAGACTTGAAGAAAAGGAGACACTCAAAGTGCCCCATCATTGCTTTGTGCTCCCAGATATTTTTCGCTAGTGCACACCAACGTTCACAAGAAAATTCACTGCCATGATCTTGCAAATGAATGGATTTTCATGCCCTGGAGACTCTGTGGCCTATTGGGCTTTACCAGTGAATCAGAAATCCTGCAGTCACAGCAATCACCCTGGAGAACGTATCAAAACACTTTCAACCCCCTCTCCCCATAAATAACATGGTTTTCCCTGGGTTTGGAGAGTTCCTTAACAGATGGCATGGGTTCCCCTCTTTATTAAAGGAAATAAGAGATGTTTAACTACATATACCAAAAATGCAGAAGACAAAATGTGGTGTCTATCTCAGCAAGGTCATTAGCAACAGTCAGGCTACAGGGACTAGAAATAAAATCCAGGTATAACTGCATATTGTCCCTAACCTGGAAGTCCACGATTGCTCCCATAGTAGCAAAATCCAACCATCAATTTGTCCAGGAATCGCCTCTTTTATAATGGCTCAATGTGACCCCAAATGTCACAGCACAATCTGCAGTTTCATTAAGAGCAGTCTCCAAGGTTTTTATCTTTGGGATTTATCTCCTGCTCCCCTCTCAAATCACCCCTGATTTATCTTGGAAATAGCTAATGACATTACCAGACATCCAGTTGAATCAGGCTCTCAAATAAACTCTGCCAGGAATGCAAATGGACATTCAGAGATTAGGAGCAGCTACTGTTAGCCCAGCcactggtccagtggaaagagcaccgctctgggaatccagagataTGGGTTCCAGTCTTACAacacacagtagtaataataattactgtggtatttgttaagcatttactaaatgcctagcactgaaccaagcactgggcaagatacaagattataaggtcccacatggggcttataatctaagaagtagggagaacaCCTGTTGcatcagctattgaatccccgttttgcagacactaagtgattttcccaagatcacaccacaAATAAGTGTTTCctagatctgggctctttccactaggccacactgcttcccagcttctGCAACTGGCTGAAGTGAGTAAAGAAAGACCgcatgtgtgtgttgtgtgttgcTCCCCTGTCTGCCTCGTCGCTTATTGTACTCCTTTCCAAGTGTGACTATGACTAGCAAGGACAAGTGCACCTGAAGCCAAATAATCCATTTTTCTGAGCAGATTCTCAGTCATGAAATATTCTgacctattcattgtacctcagtctcatctatctcacctctgacctctcgcccatgtcctgcctctggcctggaaatccctctctcttcatatctgacaaacattcgctctccccaccttcaaagccttattgaaggcacaagacCTCCAAGAAATCTTgcccgaataagccctcatttcctcttctctcactcccttctgcgtcacccttgtatTACCATTTGCACCCCTTTTTCATGCCTCCTTCAAtcttatagcacttatgtacatatttgtactttaatttatttacattatggtctgtcactccctctagattgtaagctcgctgtgggcagggaatgtatctaccaattcctttatagtgaactctcccgagcacttcatacagtgctatgcacacagtaagcactcaataaatatgactggtagattgattgactgatcctgacTGTAGCTTCTCATCATTGCTCTTGGCTGATGATTTCATCACCATTATAGCTGAGGGCTGAAGACTACAATCTTAGGTTGAACTTTTTCCTATTATAGCTTTGTTAAGTAGTGTCCCAGGGAGAGCTcttctgcactttcccaagattcTCTAGgtcattcccaagtgctttgtacagtgctctgcacacagtaagcactcaataaatacgattgaatgaatgaatgaatagtgctcatTCTTTAGCATTGACTATCAAGATCAGGAAGGTGGAAATTAATGGgataaattaaatcaatcaatcgtatttattgagcacttactgtgtgcagagtactgtaaaccATTTTAGATTTCTACTGTGTTCAAGAAGCTGATAGGGAAAAGAGTTCAGTGAATAATCATTCACAATAACAGGATTGTCTTTGCTGGGAAGCAATGTTTTATTAGAAAGCAGTCAATGAACAATGTATATGAAAATAAGAGAGAGGAACAGGATGGGAAGAAAGCATATCAGGCTCAGAGGACTTGGAATCGGAGAATCTGGATGGTGGGGTGAGAAAGGATTTTTTCACACTGCTAGGTGGTTGGATGCACTTCACTGTTCCTCCTCACATGGACAGATGGTCACCCTGGCCAGATGATTATCCATGTGGCTTTTGGCCAATGACTTCAAGGCTGCTTAGATGTCTTTGTCCACCTGGATGAAGATGGTGCCCTTTGGATGGGTGACAGCCCAATTTGACAGTAATGAGGATTGTGGGTCCCACATTTGTACTCAGCTCAATTTCTTGCAGGCCATCCTTCTCCTGGATGGTTTCAGGTTGTACAGGGAACCCAGGAATCTATGAGGATGGTCATTTTTTGCACACAGCTGGTGAGAGGGGAGATTATTCAGCAGCAAGATGATGCTCCACAAGTAGGGCGGCAGCAGGTGGTTCTGCAGCAAGTGGTTTGGCAGCACGTTGGGCGGCAGCAGGGCTGGCAGCAGCTGGGAACACAGCAGGTCGGACGGCAGCAAGTGGTTTGGCAGCACGTTGGGCGGCAGCAGGGCTGACAGcagctggtcacacagcaggctgggcgACAGCAGGGTTGGCAACaactagtcacacagcagggtaggGGGCAGCAGGGCCTAGGACAGCAGGGCCTGCAGCAGCTGGACACGCAGCATGGTTGAGGGCAGCAGGGCCTGCAACAGGTGGACACACAGCAAGGTTGGGGGCAGCAAGGCCTGCAGCAGCTGGACACGCAGCAGACTGGGCGGCAGCAAGTGGGCTGGCAGCAGACCGACTGGCAGCAAGTGGGCCTGCAGCAGGTTGGGTGGCAACAGCTGGACACACCACACGTTGGGCGGCAGCAAGTGGTTCTGCAGCAAGTGGTTTGGCAGCATGTCGGGGGGCAGCAAGGGCTGCTGCAGCAGCTGGGCTCACAGCAGCCTCTTCCACAGCTCAGGTCGGAGCAGACGGATCCACAACAGGAATTGACCATGGTGTCGGTTGATTCGGGGCCTGGTATTGTCTCAGTGGCGAAGGAGATTCCTGAGTTTGAATGGCCTCTGTCCCCCCATGCTTCTTATATACCCTGATGGGGTGGCACCTGGAGGGCCAGAGACTCGTGATCCAGATTGCAGGATTTCTTCATCACTGGGGCCAATTGGAAAGCAATGAGTATATTAGCAATTAAGGTTCTGCCAAGATGTGCTCGGGCCAGTGGGAAGGAAAAACTTCCCTTCCGAACCAAGCAACAGCCAATCAGCAGCTTGCTTCTCGGGGCACAATTTTGAACTTCCCCCTCTTCTCACTTAACCTATTTCCTGCCACACTGGCCTGTGGCCTTGTCTTGTGACTGTGTGAACTGTCGGATCACTTTCTCTTCTGTGCCTGAAACAGACTCACATGCACCTGGATTACATGGAGTGAAGGGCCCCATGACAGAGCAGTATCCAGAATCAAACACCTTCCTAGAGGAAGGAGAGCTGGTTGCGGGAGAACAGGAAGGGGATGCTCCTGGGAGCTCAGAGGAGAGTCACTAAGGAATCATGGAGAAGGAGATGACTGAATGAGCAATGTCAGCTCGTCAGAATCCCAACAGAGAACTGGGAATCTTCTGTCCATTCTACCTGGTTCCGATCTATGCACTGGAGAATGCCAAGATGTGGTTCAGCCATGATTTTATAGAGGCAAAGAAGCATTGATCTACGCAAGTTTCGCCAGGGGAGTGGCCCTGAAGCTCCATGCATTTGGGAGGAACACAGTCAGAAAGAACCAGTGGAAAATACAACGTGAAACCAGTCTTGGTCTGTGAGGAATGGTGTTGATGAAAGACATCTACCAGAAGGAATGATGATGAGCCATCTTGAGAGACTTATGACTGAGAATCAGTGAAGAAGAATGGATTATTGTGCTACTGGCTTACACAGTGCCACTCTTACTAATCCATGCATA
It contains:
- the LOC119934085 gene encoding keratin-associated protein 4-4-like, producing MVNSCCGSVCSDLSCGRGCCEPSCCSSPCCPPTCCQTTCCRTTCCRPTCGVSSCCHPTCCRPTCCQSVCCQPTCCRPVCCVSSCCRPCCPQPCCVSTCCRPCCPQPCCVSSCCRPCCPRPCCPLPCCVTSCCQPCCRPACCVTSCCQPCCRPTCCQTTCCRPTCCVPSCCQPCCRPTCCQTTCCRTTCCRPTCGASSCC